From the Leifsonia sp. AG29 genome, one window contains:
- a CDS encoding ABC transporter permease subunit, with amino-acid sequence MAAMSGALQRRPRRGPGLRLGPGPVVRTVIGVLAAAFFLIPLVSMLEFTLRTAKPGVYDASRWIAVFSGETTRYDRIYQGLGNSLVLAAVTVALVLVVLLPTILLVELRFPALRRLLEAVCLLPIMIPAIVMVVGLAPTYAVVTEIFGSGAWTLAFAYGITVLPYGYRAIQSAVAGVDLVTLSEAARSLGAGWWTVFGRVLVPNLRRGILAASALSVAVVLGEFTIASLLSRVNLQTSLLLVSQSDPFVAVIFALLALVFAFLLLFVVDRIMSVRRRPAKG; translated from the coding sequence GTGGCAGCGATGAGCGGCGCGCTCCAGCGGCGGCCCCGTCGCGGCCCGGGACTGCGCCTCGGACCAGGTCCGGTCGTCCGGACGGTCATCGGCGTGCTCGCTGCCGCGTTCTTCCTCATCCCGCTGGTCTCGATGCTCGAGTTCACGCTCCGCACCGCGAAGCCGGGTGTCTACGACGCGAGCCGCTGGATCGCGGTGTTCAGCGGCGAGACGACCCGCTACGACCGGATCTACCAGGGCCTCGGCAACTCCCTCGTGCTCGCCGCCGTGACGGTCGCCCTCGTGCTGGTCGTGCTCCTCCCGACCATCCTGCTCGTCGAGCTGCGGTTCCCCGCGCTCCGGCGCCTGCTGGAGGCGGTCTGCCTGCTCCCGATCATGATCCCCGCGATCGTCATGGTCGTGGGGCTCGCCCCGACCTACGCGGTCGTGACCGAGATCTTCGGATCGGGCGCGTGGACCCTGGCCTTCGCGTACGGCATCACGGTGCTCCCCTACGGCTACCGGGCCATCCAGAGCGCTGTCGCGGGCGTCGACCTCGTCACGCTCAGCGAAGCCGCTCGGTCACTCGGTGCGGGATGGTGGACCGTCTTCGGCCGGGTGCTCGTCCCCAACCTGCGTCGGGGGATCCTCGCGGCGTCGGCGCTCTCGGTTGCCGTGGTGCTGGGCGAGTTCACGATCGCCTCCCTCCTCTCCCGGGTCAATCTGCAGACCTCGCTCCTGCTGGTCTCGCAGTCCGACCCGTTCGTCGCGGTCATCTTCGCCCTCCTCGCGCTGGTGTTCGCGTTCCTCCTCCTCTTCGTCGTCGACCGGATCATGAGCGTCCGGCGGCGCCCCGCGAAAGGCTGA